A part of Curtobacterium sp. MCLR17_036 genomic DNA contains:
- a CDS encoding polyprenol monophosphomannose synthase: protein MSPTDASALVIVPTYDEAENVRAITSAVLAASPGVHVLVVDDGSPDGTGDIVRAIAAEDDRVHLLQRSGKLGLGTAYVAGFRWGLERGYPLLVEMDADGSHPADRLPALVDAVTASDDVLLAIGSRWVPGGSVVDWPLRRQALSRGANTYARWVLGLDVRDITAGYRVYRASAVARMDLGSIDSKGYCFQVDMTLRVDDLGGRIVEVPIRFRDRVHGVSKMSRSIVVEAMLRVTQWGVQRRLGRRTRP from the coding sequence GTGAGCCCGACCGACGCCTCGGCGCTCGTCATCGTCCCGACGTACGACGAGGCCGAGAACGTCCGCGCGATCACGTCGGCCGTCCTGGCGGCGTCGCCCGGGGTGCACGTCCTGGTCGTCGACGACGGCAGCCCGGACGGCACCGGCGACATCGTCCGCGCGATCGCCGCCGAGGACGACCGCGTGCACCTGCTGCAGCGCTCCGGCAAGCTCGGGCTCGGCACCGCCTACGTCGCCGGGTTCCGCTGGGGCCTGGAGCGCGGCTACCCGCTGCTCGTCGAGATGGACGCGGACGGCTCGCACCCGGCCGACCGCTTGCCCGCGCTCGTCGACGCGGTCACAGCCTCGGACGACGTCCTGCTCGCGATCGGCTCCCGCTGGGTGCCCGGCGGCTCGGTCGTCGACTGGCCGCTCCGGCGTCAGGCGCTCAGCCGCGGCGCGAACACCTACGCGCGCTGGGTCCTCGGGCTCGACGTGCGGGACATCACCGCGGGGTACCGGGTGTACCGCGCCTCGGCGGTCGCCCGGATGGACCTCGGCTCGATCGACTCGAAGGGCTACTGCTTCCAGGTCGACATGACCCTGCGCGTGGACGACCTCGGCGGCCGCATCGTCGAGGTCCCGATCCGCTTCCGCGACCGCGTGCACGGTGTCTCGAAGATGAGCCGCTCGATCGTGGTCGAGGCGATGCTCCGCGTCACGCAGTGGGGCGTGCAGCGCCGCCTCGGGCGACGCACCCGTCCCTGA